GGCGCCAATGACGACTTGGTCATCCAATCCGGACGAAACCATCTCCGATGAAGAACTCATGTACTACCGCGCTCGTGCCCAGGGCGTGGGTTTGATGCTAACCGGATGCAGTCATGTTCAACCCAGCGGGATTGGATTCACCGATGAATTTGCCGCGTATGACGATCGCTTTATTCCCAGCCTGAGCAAACTTGCGGATGCCGCCAAAAGTGGCGGTGCGGTCGTGGTGTTACAGCTGTTCCATGCGGGTAACAAAGCGGTTCCGGATCTTATTCCGAATGGCGAACTGGTCAGTGCCAGCGCGGTTGCTGCCCCGAAAGGGCCATTTAACGACGGTAAATTGGCAAGTCGTGAGTTAACAGAAGCAGAAATTCTGGAATTGATTCGTGATTTTGGCCAAGCCACGCGTCGAGCGATTGAAGCGGGTTTTGATGGGGTAGAGCTGCATGGTGCGCATGGATTTCTGATTCAGAACTTCTTGTCGCCACTCTTTAATCAACGCAATGACCAATGGGGCGGCTCTCTTGAAAACCGTATGCGTTTTCCTCTGGAAGTGGTGCGCGAAGTCCGTCGTGTGATCTCTGAACACGCTCGCCGCCCTTTCCTGTTAGGATATCGCATTTCACCAGAAGAACCAGGTGAAGGCGCATTGCGCATTGATGACGCGTTGGCCCTTGCGGAAACATTGGTCGAAGAAGGCAATATCGATTTTTTGCACACTTCGCTGTACAGCATCATTTCAGGTCAGTCTCAGGATGACGCCAGTGGTAAAACGACAGCTCAACGCTTTATCGAACGTGTAGCTGATCGGGTTCCATTGATGGCTGCAGGCGAGGTTCGCACTCCTGATGAGGCTCGCAGTGTGCTTGACATCGGGATGCCGCTCGTTGCGGTCGGGCGCAGTTTGGTGATGAACCCAACTTGGGTCGAAATGGCGCAAGATGGCCGTGATCAGGATATTCGCACGGCGTTAGATCTGGCTCACAACGCCGAAGAGCTGCAAGTACCAGCGAAGTTATGGGAAGTCATCAAATCGACGCCAGGGTGGTTTCCCGTTCAGTCCTAATGTCGAGTATTTATCATTGCCTTTTGTCCAATGGCCCTATTGATTAGGGCCTTTTTCGTTTGGTAAGTCCTTCGGTGACCGCCTATGATTTAACGTATTCAAACCAAGCGCTGTATGATGAAATTCGAAGTAAGGGTTCAGTGACTGAGGCCTTTTAAAAGTCCGTAGGAATTCCGCGATGCAAAAACGAGAAGACTATGAAATTGCGCCTTTGGAGCTGTTTTTTGATCTCATCTTTGTTTTTGCTCTAATACAACTATCGCATCATCTTGCTGAGCATCTAAGCTGGCGAGGCTTTGCAGAAACAGTGACCCTGCTCATTGCTGTACTTTCTGTTTGGTCTTATACCAGTTGGGCGGCCACAATGATTCCGGTGTCCAGAGCAACGTGTACCATGATGCTGTTATTGGTCACTATGCTTGGACTGATCATGAACGCTGCGATCGGTTTTGCCTTTAGTGATGCCCCCTGGAGTTTTGTTCTACCCATGTTATGCATTCAGATTGGCCGCACAATCTGGACGATTACCAATGCCCCAACCAAAGATTATAAACAGCACTTTAAGGCACTATTGATATGGCTTCTATTTGCCTCGCCGTTGTGGGTTATGGGGGCACAGGCTGATTCAGATACACGGCTTTTCTGGTGGGGCGCCGCGGTCTTCATTGACTTACTGGGTTCTTACCTCGCTCACCCAACGCCAGGACATCGTTTAAACTTTGAACAACTTCCTTTCGATGCGGAACATATGCTTGAGCGGTATAACCTTTTCATCATTATTGCGCTTGGTGA
This DNA window, taken from Photobacterium sp. CCB-ST2H9, encodes the following:
- a CDS encoding NADH-dependent flavin oxidoreductase gives rise to the protein MKDALFQPFKFDNGVTLRNRVVMAPMTTWSSNPDETISDEELMYYRARAQGVGLMLTGCSHVQPSGIGFTDEFAAYDDRFIPSLSKLADAAKSGGAVVVLQLFHAGNKAVPDLIPNGELVSASAVAAPKGPFNDGKLASRELTEAEILELIRDFGQATRRAIEAGFDGVELHGAHGFLIQNFLSPLFNQRNDQWGGSLENRMRFPLEVVREVRRVISEHARRPFLLGYRISPEEPGEGALRIDDALALAETLVEEGNIDFLHTSLYSIISGQSQDDASGKTTAQRFIERVADRVPLMAAGEVRTPDEARSVLDIGMPLVAVGRSLVMNPTWVEMAQDGRDQDIRTALDLAHNAEELQVPAKLWEVIKSTPGWFPVQS
- a CDS encoding low temperature requirement protein A codes for the protein MQKREDYEIAPLELFFDLIFVFALIQLSHHLAEHLSWRGFAETVTLLIAVLSVWSYTSWAATMIPVSRATCTMMLLLVTMLGLIMNAAIGFAFSDAPWSFVLPMLCIQIGRTIWTITNAPTKDYKQHFKALLIWLLFASPLWVMGAQADSDTRLFWWGAAVFIDLLGSYLAHPTPGHRLNFEQLPFDAEHMLERYNLFIIIALGETILMTGASIAKAPTDLMTIFTGSCALLITISLWALAFGSIQKHAEAHAILTINPVRISHYAMNVMTIMVASLIVLAVGNEKVVHHPVGHAALSTGLMISLGPGAFLLMQGLFLKSMLNIKSNLHWFGGILTGLSGLLILILPPYFVIFIIGFVLTCFAILDWHNRHQSME